In Kytococcus sedentarius DSM 20547, the sequence TGGGAGGCCGGGGCGGACCCGGCGGGTGGGGTGGTCACTCAGACCGCGCCGCCGTCGGCCGGGCCGTGGGCGCCACCGTCGGCACCGCCGTCCGCGCCCGCGTCACCGGCGCCGCCGTCTGCGCCACCGTCACCGCCGGGGCCGGCGCCACCGTCTGCGCCGCCGTCGCCGGCAGCACCGTCGCCGGCCGCGCCGCCGTCGCCAGCGGCACCGTCTGCACCGCCATCACCAGCGGCACCGTCGCCGGCAGCACCGTCTGCACCGCCGTCACCAGCGGCACCGTCGCCGGCAGCACCGTCTGCGCCACCGTCGCCAGCGGCACCGTCGCCGGCAGCACCGTCTGCGCCACCGTCGCCAGCGGCCAGAGTCGGGTCGAATTCGTCGTTCTTCGGGGCGTCCGTCATGGTTCCTCCTTCTCGACGGCCCCGCGTCTCGGGGCCAGGCGCCCAGTCTGGTGCAGGGCACCGACAGCTTCAACAGCGGGACGGCCCTCGAGGGCCACGAGTTTTCGTGCACAGCGTTCCGTGGGCGTCTGCGCAGGTCGCAGAAGGGTTCTCAGCCCCAAGGCGCCGGTGGTCCACGCGCTTCCCCACAGGCTCGTCCACAGCCTGTGGGGAGACGCACACCGGTCATCCACAGGCGTACCCACAAGTTCGTCCACAGGCCGTCTTGTCCCTGTCGATGGTGGGGCTTACCTTGTGTGCGCGCCCGCAGGACGGGGGTCTGTCGAGGGTGCGAACGAGGGAGATGGCCAGTGAGCGACCACGAGTACGAACCGCCGCCGGACGACGGCCCGGGCATGGACCGCATGCCCCCGCAGGACGTCGATGCCGAGCGCTCCGTCCTGGGCGGCATGCTGCTGAGCAAGGACGCGATCGCCGACGTGCTCGAGCTCGTGCGGGGGGTGGACTACTACCGGCCGGCCCACGAGCTCATCCACGACGCGATCCTGGACCTGTTCGGCCGCGGGGAGCCGGCGGACGCCATCACGGTGGCCGACGAGCTGACCAAGCGCGGCAACCTGCAGCGGGCCGGCGGGCAGGCCTACCTGCACCAGCTGATGCAGGCCGTGCCCACCGCCGCGAACGCCGGGTACTACGCCGAGATCGTGGCCGAGCGGGCCATCCTGCGCCGCCTCGTGGAGGCGGGCACCCGCATCGTGCAGATGGGCTACGGCCAGGGTGGGGGCGAGGTCGAGGACGTCGTCAACGCCGCCCAGGCCGAGGTGTATGCGGTCTCCGACAAGCGGGGCGCCGAGGACTACCAGGTCATCGGCGAGATCTTCGACGCGACGGTCGACGAGATCGAGCACGCCTCGGGCAGTGCCGGCGAGATGATCGGTGTGCCCACCGGGTTCGCGGACCTCGATGCGCTGACCAACGGCCTGCACGGTGGGCAGATGATCGTGCTCGCGGCGCGACCGGCCATGGGAAAGAGCACCATGGGGTTGGACATCTGCCGGTCGGCGAGCATCCAGCACGGGCTCACCTCGGCGATCTTCTCCCTCGAGATGAGCAAGACCGAGATCGTCATGCGCATGCTCTCGGCCGAGGCGTCCATCCAGTTGCAGAAGCTGCGCAAGGGTGAGGTGGACGAGCACGACTGGGCGAAGATCGCCGAGACCCAGGGGCGGTTGAGTGTGGCGCCGCTGTTCATCGACGACAGCCCGAACCTGTCGCTGATGGAGATCCGGGCCAAGGCGCGGCGGCTCAAGCAGCAGCACAACCTGCGGCTGGTGGTGATCGACTACCTGCAGCTGATGACCTCGGGCAAGAAGGTGGAGAGCCGACAGCAGGAGGTCTCGGAGTTCTCCCGTGCGCTGAAGCTGCTGGCCAAGGAGCTCGAGGTGCCGGTGATCGCCATCTCGCAGCTGAACCGTGGGCCGGAGCAGCGCACGGACAAGAAACCGCAGATGAGCGATCTGAGAGAAAGTGGATCAATCGAGCAGGATGCGGACATGGTCATCCTTTTGCATCGCGAAGAGGCATACGAAAAGGAATCACCTCGAGCGGGCGAGGCGGACTTCATCGTCGCCAAGCATCGAAATGGCCCGACGGACACCATCACGGTGGCCTTCCAGGGTCACTTCAGCCGGTTCAAGGACATGGCGCAGGGGTTCTGAGTCCCGTCGGTCCACGCCAGCCCGGGGGCGGGCCTCAGCACTGTTCGATGCGGTCGGCCAGTGCCGCCGCGCCGGCCGGGTCGAGCACTGCGCCCGGGTGCGGCCCCGCGGCGGCCAACGCGGCCTGCGCTGTCCGCAGGCCCGACCCCACGGCAAGTACCGCGTTGCCGAGCGCCAGGTGGTCGAGCATGCCCGCATCGGCCAGCACCCAGCAGCCGTCGTGCCCCTCGGTGGTAGCGGCCTCCTTCAGCGAACGGACCTGTCCGGCAAAGAACTCCAGCCCGTCGTCGTCCCCCACGTTGACCAGCAGCACACCCTGTTCGGTGAGCAGGTCCAGCAGTTCGAGGTGGAAGTCCGGGCCGGCCAGGTGGTCGGTCTCGGGGGTGTTGCTCGGCACGTCCAGCACCACCACGTCGAAGCGCTCGCCAGCCAGCTCGGCCACGGCCTCCCGGGCGTCGCCCACCACGACCTCCAGGTCCGTCCCCGCCGGAAGCGGCAGCGTGGTGGTCACGAAGTCGACCAGCTCACGGTCGATGTCCACCACCACCTGGGCCGATGCGGGTCGCGTCGCCTGCACGTAGCGCACCAGGGTCAGGGCCCCGGCGCCCAGGTGCAGGACCGCCAGCGGGGCGCCCGCGGGCGTCACCTCATCGATGACAGTGGCGATGCGGCGCAGGTACTCGTACCGGACGTGCGTGGGGTCGGCCAGGTCGACGTGGGACTGCACGTGCCCGCCGATGAACAGCTCGTGGCCGCCCAACTCGTCCGCCTCGATGCGGGCCTGCTGTCCGCTGGTGCCCAGCTGGATGGTGCGGGTGGGCGGGGGTGCGGCGGGGTCGGCGGGCATGGGGCCAGTCTGGTGCACGTCCCGGTGGTACCGGGGTACCGGGAGGAGGTGCCATGCTTGCATGGCACTCACGATCAAGAACGACAGGGTGTGCGACCTGGCCCGCGAGGCGGCGCAGCGCTCGGGACAGTCCCAGGTGTCCGTCATCGAGCAGGCGTTGGAGCGATACCTGGCCGACCATGCCGAGCCCGTGGGGCGGCGCGTGGACGAGGTGCTCGCCCGCATCGACGCCAGCCTTGCCCCGGGGGATGCTGCCGCGATGCGCGTCGAGCTCGATCGCCTCTACGACGAACGGGGGCTCCCCGCGTGATCGTCGACTCCTCGGCCCTCGTGGCCATCCTGTTGGCAGAGCCGGAGCGCCAGGCCCTCCTCGAGGCCATCCAGCAGGCCCCGGAGGCCGCGATGACCGCGGCCTCCTACCTCGAGGTGGGCATGGTGGTGGACGGGCGGGGAAACCCGGTCCTCTCTCGCCAGTACGACGCCCTGTTGGAGGCCCTCGGTATCGAGGTGGTGGACACCACGGCCGAGCAGGCCCGTGTCGCCCGGGCGGCGCACCGGGACTTCGGCCGGGGGAGTGGGCACCCGGCGCGCCTGAACTTCGGGGACTGCCTCAGCTACGCCGCCGCCGTCCAGGATGGGGTCCCCTTGTTGTTCACGGGTGACGACTTCATCCACACGGACGTCACGCCTGCCCGCTGAGCGGTCAGGCCTTCGTCACCCGCAGGGTCACGTTGGGGCACTTCGCTGCATACCGGGTCAGGGCCGCCTTCTCGGTGGCGTCCACCTTCAGGTTCCAGCGGATCTTCACGGCCACCCACTCGTTGATGTAGCGGCACTTGTTGACGCGCGGTATCCACGCCTCGGGTCCGCGGGCACCCTTGGACTGGTTCACCGCGCAGCTCTGGGCGCTCAGCGTGCGGGCGTCGCCGAGGTCGTTGTAGAAGCGCACACGCTTGGCCTTGGTCCAGTGGCGCGCGCCCGACCCCCAGGCCTCCGCCACCGGCACCAGGTGGTCGATCTGCACGGTGGTGGCCGAGCTGTGGACCCGGTTGTCGAGGCTGGTCACCCAGCGGTCGGACTTGACCGTGCAGCGGCGCTTGGTCGACGTATAGGTGGCCGTGCGGCGGGTCTCGCTGAGCAGCACCTCCGCGCGCGTGTTCTGGCAGTCGCGGTGGGCGTCGATCCAGGTGCCGAACTGGCGGTCGCGGCTGTACCCGGAGTTGTTCTCCCTGGCCACGGGCAGGCGTCGGATGGCGGTGCGCAGCGGGGCGCTGTACCGCGCGCCGGCCACGGTGGCCATGTCCGGGTTGATGCCCGACGTGATGGGGGTGGCCTCCAGGGGCGCGGTGCTGAGCGTGGCGGTCCCGACGGTGGTGGCGCCGAGCGTGGCGGGCGCCTTCGTCACATGGGCTGCGCTGGTGGGGGCCTCGGCGGGAACCGGGACGGCCGAGGTGGTGACGGGCGAGTGCGCCATCACCAGGACGGTGAGGCCGGTGGCTGCGCGCGTCAGGGTGCGGTTCGCCGAGGGGCCGGATGCAGACCGGGGTGCGGGGGACGGGGCAGGGGCGTCGTGTTGTCCCGCGGGTGTGAGCTCACACCGCCACGGGAAAGGCCGCGGGACGCTCGATGCCATCGGGCCAGGGGCGACGCCCCATCCCCGCGAGGACGGCGAGGTCATCCGGCATCGATGCGGGGAGCGGGCACCCCGCCAGGGCCTCCAGTGTGCGGCGGGCCCAGACTGCGCCGACCGGGGCGGGGTGGGTGCCCAGGTCCAGGTCCCACTGGTGGATGGCGAGCTCGACCACCCAGCTGCCGACGAAGTCCCCGGCCGCCAACACCTTGCTTTGGAAGGGGACCGGGTGGTTTCGCTGGCTGGTGACGGCTGCGAGAGCGCGCTCGGCCGCCTCGGTCAGGCGCTCCACGGCACCGGCGGGGCGGGCGCTCGCCGAGGCGGTGCGGCGCAGCCACATGATGCCGGGGACGGGGTCCTCGTCCTCGGCGCGGGCGAAGCTGCCCCAGTAGCTGGCTGCGTCGTGGTCCGGGGCGGTGTCGGTGGTGGTGCAGGCGGCGGCGGCCATCTCGTCGAGGCCGATGCGGAGGTGCTCCACCAGTTCCAGTCGGGACCACCCGGCGCACAGGGAGGGGGTCAACAGGTCGAGTTCGTACAGGCTGTGCACCGCATCGAGGAGCTGACGCGTCTGGGCTGCGAACAGGTCACGTGCCTCGGGGAGGGGGAAGCTGAGGGGGTCCACCCCATCGAGGCTACAGGTGGTGGGGGACGCCCGTCGGTGCTCGCGGACCTCAGGCGCGCAGGATCTTCTCCATCGGGCGCCCCTTGGCCAGCTCGTCGACCAGCTTGTCGAGATAGCGGATCTTCTGCATCAGCGGGTCCTCCACCTCCTGCACCTTCACCCCGCAGATGCTGCCGGTGATCAGGGAGGCGTTGGGGTTCAGCTCGGCGGCCGCGAAGAAGTCCTCGAAGCTCGTCCGGTCCTCCAGGTGCTTGGCCAGTTGGGCCTCGTCGAAGCCGGTGAGCCACTCGATCACCTGGTGCAGCTCGTCGACCGTGCGGTCCTTCTTCTCGACCTTGGTGACGTAGTGCGGGTACACCTCGGCGACGGGCATGGCGAAGATCTTGTGCATGGGGCCGACGGTACTCGCGGGCGGGTGGGTGCAGTTCAGAAGTCCCGGTAGTCCAGGGGATCGCTGGTGTAGCGCTTGCCGGCCAGACTGGTCCACCGGAGGCTGCCGCCCGCATCACCCGTCACCTCCCACTGGCGTTTGGTCTTGCGGGTATGACCGCGGCGGGAGAGCGCCTGCAGGTTGTCGGCCGTGGTGGTGCCGCCCACATCGAAGGGGACGATGTGGTCGAGTTCGCACCGCTCCGCCTCGGTGGCACCGAAGCTCCCGCAACCGGGATCCCTGGCCACCCCGTCGCGCGCCCTGACGAACCGCGCGAGGCTGGCGGTGGGGCGGTAGGTGAAGGGGGACACGCTCACTGCGTGCCCGGACAGCGGGTCTGCGACGAGGCGTTGCCACACCGAACCCTCCCGGATGGCGATCTTCCGCACGTGGTCGGGATCCAGGTAGCCGAACCCCGGCATCCAGCCCAAGGCGCTGCCGCGGCCGGTCGGCGGACTTCCCGGCTCATCCGGCGGGCTTCCGTTGCTGGCCGGCGGGCGTCCCATCTCCGCCGGCGGGCTTCCCGTCTGCTCAGGCGGACTCCCGCTGCTGCCCGGCGGGCCGCCCGACGGCGGGTCGGTCGGGCCTCGGGCGTCCTCGACCAGCACGTCCAGCCCGACGACCACGGTGCAGTGGGCGGGAGGAAGGACAGGGTCACCCACAGTGGGGTAGGGGAAGTAGTCGCTGGAGACCGCGCCGCAGCTCGTGCACACCGGCGGTGCCTGGGGCGTCGCGGGGGCCGCCGGTTCGGCGCTCTCGCCGGCTGCATCGGCACCGCCAGGCACCACGACCTGTCCAGGCACCACGACCTGGCCCGGCGCCCTCCCGGAGGGCAGCTGACCGACCAGCAGCAGGTCGAGGTGCAGGTCGCTCCGCAGTTGGCTCAGGCTCCGCTCGTCCCCGGCGGCCTTGGCCGGCCTCGCCGCGGGCGACCTTGCGTGCGAGCACCTCGTCGAGGGCCACGTGCATGCGCGGGTCCATGCTCACCGGGCCGATGAGGTCGAAGTGGTGGTCCTCCCAGCTGGAGGCCTTGCCCAGGGCCCGCCGCACGGCGATGCCCACGGCCTCCGGGGAGAAGCCGATGAGGGAGACGTCGTCACTGAGTCGCTGGCGGATGGCGGTGGCGATGTCGTCCACCGAGCTGTCGACACCGAGACCCAGCAGGGCGCCGTTGATGTCCTCCAGCGCCTCGTCCGGTTCGAGGAAGAAGTCGCCGGAGACGAACGCCTCGGTGATGCGGTCTCCCGTGCCCCCGCCCTGGGTCTCGATCTCGACGGCGACCAGCTTGCCGCCCGGCACCTTGTATTCACCACGCATGCGGTGAGCCTATGCCCGTGGGCAGGTACCGGGCAGCGGGCCCTTACAGGCCAGCCTGGGTGGCCCCGTGGGCGGCCTGCTTCTGGGTGAAGCCGTCGTGGACCAGCTGTTGGATGAGGGCGGAGCGCGAGAAGGCCGAGACGTCGAGATAACTGGCTCTTCGCAGATGAGGGTGTAGTGCGGGCTGGCTGAACTGGTCGGGGACGGGCCGAGGCCCCCAGGATGGAAGTTCTCACACTGCCCATCCGGAAGACCTCGACGTGCCTGACGCTACCTTCGATGCTCCTGATCTGACGACCTTCGCGCGCCTGGACGAGCTCGGTCTCGTCGTGGCTGGGCAGCGCCTGGAACCCGACCGGGCGGTGCTCGAGTGTCGTGTGGTCGCCCGCGATGACGACGCGTTCTGCCGCAGGTGCGGCGCCGAAGGCGTGCCACGGGGGACGGTGACCCGACGCCTGGCGCACGAGCCGTTCGGGTGGCGGCCGACGACTCTGCTGGTCCGGGTGCGTCGCTACCGCTGCGCGACCTGCCTGCGGGTGTGGCGTCAGGACACGTCGACCGCGGCGGAGCCGCGGGCGAAACTCTCCAGGGCGGCGGTGCGCTGGGCCCTGAC encodes:
- the dnaB gene encoding replicative DNA helicase: MDRMPPQDVDAERSVLGGMLLSKDAIADVLELVRGVDYYRPAHELIHDAILDLFGRGEPADAITVADELTKRGNLQRAGGQAYLHQLMQAVPTAANAGYYAEIVAERAILRRLVEAGTRIVQMGYGQGGGEVEDVVNAAQAEVYAVSDKRGAEDYQVIGEIFDATVDEIEHASGSAGEMIGVPTGFADLDALTNGLHGGQMIVLAARPAMGKSTMGLDICRSASIQHGLTSAIFSLEMSKTEIVMRMLSAEASIQLQKLRKGEVDEHDWAKIAETQGRLSVAPLFIDDSPNLSLMEIRAKARRLKQQHNLRLVVIDYLQLMTSGKKVESRQQEVSEFSRALKLLAKELEVPVIAISQLNRGPEQRTDKKPQMSDLRESGSIEQDADMVILLHREEAYEKESPRAGEADFIVAKHRNGPTDTITVAFQGHFSRFKDMAQGF
- a CDS encoding spermidine synthase, with translation MPADPAAPPPTRTIQLGTSGQQARIEADELGGHELFIGGHVQSHVDLADPTHVRYEYLRRIATVIDEVTPAGAPLAVLHLGAGALTLVRYVQATRPASAQVVVDIDRELVDFVTTTLPLPAGTDLEVVVGDAREAVAELAGERFDVVVLDVPSNTPETDHLAGPDFHLELLDLLTEQGVLLVNVGDDDGLEFFAGQVRSLKEAATTEGHDGCWVLADAGMLDHLALGNAVLAVGSGLRTAQAALAAAGPHPGAVLDPAGAAALADRIEQC
- a CDS encoding type II toxin-antitoxin system VapB family antitoxin: MALTIKNDRVCDLAREAAQRSGQSQVSVIEQALERYLADHAEPVGRRVDEVLARIDASLAPGDAAAMRVELDRLYDERGLPA
- a CDS encoding type II toxin-antitoxin system VapC family toxin translates to MIVDSSALVAILLAEPERQALLEAIQQAPEAAMTAASYLEVGMVVDGRGNPVLSRQYDALLEALGIEVVDTTAEQARVARAAHRDFGRGSGHPARLNFGDCLSYAAAVQDGVPLLFTGDDFIHTDVTPAR
- a CDS encoding HNH endonuclease family protein, whose amino-acid sequence is MAHSPVTTSAVPVPAEAPTSAAHVTKAPATLGATTVGTATLSTAPLEATPITSGINPDMATVAGARYSAPLRTAIRRLPVARENNSGYSRDRQFGTWIDAHRDCQNTRAEVLLSETRRTATYTSTKRRCTVKSDRWVTSLDNRVHSSATTVQIDHLVPVAEAWGSGARHWTKAKRVRFYNDLGDARTLSAQSCAVNQSKGARGPEAWIPRVNKCRYINEWVAVKIRWNLKVDATEKAALTRYAAKCPNVTLRVTKA
- a CDS encoding maleylpyruvate isomerase family mycothiol-dependent enzyme; the protein is MDPLSFPLPEARDLFAAQTRQLLDAVHSLYELDLLTPSLCAGWSRLELVEHLRIGLDEMAAAACTTTDTAPDHDAASYWGSFARAEDEDPVPGIMWLRRTASASARPAGAVERLTEAAERALAAVTSQRNHPVPFQSKVLAAGDFVGSWVVELAIHQWDLDLGTHPAPVGAVWARRTLEALAGCPLPASMPDDLAVLAGMGRRPWPDGIERPAAFPVAV
- a CDS encoding DUF2200 domain-containing protein, with protein sequence MHKIFAMPVAEVYPHYVTKVEKKDRTVDELHQVIEWLTGFDEAQLAKHLEDRTSFEDFFAAAELNPNASLITGSICGVKVQEVEDPLMQKIRYLDKLVDELAKGRPMEKILRA
- a CDS encoding HNH endonuclease, with the translated sequence MVVGLDVLVEDARGPTDPPSGGPPGSSGSPPEQTGSPPAEMGRPPASNGSPPDEPGSPPTGRGSALGWMPGFGYLDPDHVRKIAIREGSVWQRLVADPLSGHAVSVSPFTYRPTASLARFVRARDGVARDPGCGSFGATEAERCELDHIVPFDVGGTTTADNLQALSRRGHTRKTKRQWEVTGDAGGSLRWTSLAGKRYTSDPLDYRDF
- a CDS encoding FMN-binding protein — its product is MRGEYKVPGGKLVAVEIETQGGGTGDRITEAFVSGDFFLEPDEALEDINGALLGLGVDSSVDDIATAIRQRLSDDVSLIGFSPEAVGIAVRRALGKASSWEDHHFDLIGPVSMDPRMHVALDEVLARKVARGEAGQGRRGRAEPEPTAERPAPRPAAGRSAALREGAGPGRGAWTGRGAWRCRCSRRERRTGGPRDAPGTAGVHELRRGLQRLLPLPHCG
- a CDS encoding Ltp family lipoprotein, translated to MRRASYLDVSAFSRSALIQQLVHDGFTQKQAAHGATQAGL